A DNA window from Drosophila biarmipes strain raj3 chromosome 2R, RU_DBia_V1.1, whole genome shotgun sequence contains the following coding sequences:
- the LOC108030241 gene encoding cilia- and flagella-associated protein 206, which translates to MPRHRTLVTIGHRIMKRFQQLDLKVDEEFVVFVVHLLARDQRRGLLKHDLNKPTACAIDSFVNTIVDGYVNQKDCTMANMKMAWVMKKGETIDLEYVRKQYEEKFQTELQLLIKDILQYPETCSKVQLDQLFAKMQVFIVARYNLGSPKNHVLLKLTAQALNSVIGRSDLQNYVLKKKYHRLEYLQRLGATVGGIVIYNSDGPDGDRENVRSVVNDLEMAQKNTEAAFAASMERAVKMQSVCQAALDDLINIDHKDETLTYRVPLEHLDRLNQFSLTFFMLHRCLTTLSEHYQSTVYLIEVEQKRYDCVVAKINDTLSMRTAIDSELVFPHFVYISQVWGNLNNFLNHIVELNKLREQIEALVVDDLMTLAKATVAELQALNKRIKKPKVCSFEERMDAVKDLRTDGNFCNLSKADIKEFCSLAMTITNGLLLPAQVTRKLCSNVNITFGFRDPRYARFAELRFEPFIAAFRKVVFNNANLALLFKLDDALIAQELQDLIVEPPKQKDFECQTEMVVTNDLSPANWINVTWNAWDYHRETIHLANIRKQQTNDTQTKISYGQRNAQNQTYNTRQHMQ; encoded by the exons ATGCCGCGGCACAGGACACTGGTGACCATTGGCCATCGCATTATGAAGCGATTCCAGCAGCTGGATCTGAAGGTGGACGAGGAGTTCGTCGTCTTCGTGGTGCACCTGCTGGCGAGGGACCAGCGGCGAGGTCTGCTCAAACACGACCTGAATAAACCCACTGCCTGTGCCATTGACTCGTTTGTGAACACAATTGTGGATGGCTATGTGAATCAAAAGGATTGCACCATGGCCAACATGAAGATGGCATGGGTGATGAAGAAGGGAGAAACCATAGATCTTGAGTATGTGAGAAAGCAGTACGAGGAAAAGTTCCAAACAGAACTACAGCTGCTTATCAAGGACATTCTCCAATACCCGGAGACCTGCAGTAAGGTGCAACTGGACCAACTGTTCGCCAAGATGCAGGTCTTCATCGTGGCCCGCTACAATCTGGGCTCGCCCAAGAACCATGTGCTGCTCAAGCTGACGGCACAGGCTCTGAACAGCGTTATCGGACGCAGTGATCTGCAGAATTATGTCTTGAAGAAGAAGTACCATCGGCTGGAGTATCTGCAGCGATTAGGCGCCACGGTGGGAGGGATAGTTATCTATAACAGTGATGGGCCCGATGGAGATCGGGAGAATGTAAGAAGCG TGGTAAATGATCTGGAAATGGCCCAGAAGAACACAGAAGCCGCCTTTGCAGCCAGCATGGAGAGGGCTGTCAAGATGCAGTCCGTCTGCCAGGCGGCCCTCGATGACCTCATAAACATTGATCACAAGGACGAGACCTTGACCTACCGAGTGCCCCTTGAGCACCTGGATCGCCTGAACCAGTTCTCGCTGACCTTCTTCATGCTGCATCGCTGTCTGACCACCCTGAGCGAGCACTACCAGAGCACGGTGTACCTGATTGAGGTGGAGCAGAAGCGCTACGACTGCGTGGTGGCCAAGATTAACGACACCCTCTCTATGCGCACCGCCATTGATTCGGAGCTGGTCTTT CCGCACTTTGTGTACATCTCACAGGTGTGGGGCAATCTCAACAACTTCCTTAACCACATTGtggagttgaacaagctgaGGGAGCAGATTGAGGCTTTGGTGGTCGACGACCTGATGACCCTGGCCAAGGCAACGGTTGCCGAGCTTCAGGCCCTGAACAAACGCATTAAGAAACCCAAGGTCTGCTCCTTTGAGGAGCGCATGGATGCGGTGAAGGATTTGCGAACGGATGGAAACTTTTGCAACCTGAGCAAGGCGGACATAAAGGAGTTTTGCTCCCTGGCCATGACTATAACGAATGGCCTTCTTCTACCGGCTCAGGTGACCAGAAAACTTTGCTCCAATGTGAACATTACTTTCGGCTTTCGAGACCCAAGGTACGCTCGGTTCGCGGAGCTACGATTCGAGCCCTTCATAGCCGCCTTTAGGAAGGTGGTCTTTAACAATGCCAACCTTGCGCTACTTTTTAAATTGGACGATGCGCTGATAGCGCAGGAGCTGCAGGATCTCATCGTAGAGCCGCCAAAGCAAAAGGATTTCGAATGCCAAACGGAAATGGTTGTTACCAACGATCTATCGCCTGCCAACTGGATAAACGTAACATGGAATGCGTGGGACTATCACAGGGAGACAATCCACTTGGCCAACATTCGTAAGCAGCAGACCAACGATACGCAGACCAAAATCAGCTACGGGCAGCGCAACGCCCAGAACCAAACCTACAACACTCGGCAACATATGCAATGA
- the LOC108030344 gene encoding DNA-directed RNA polymerase III subunit RPC10 yields the protein MLFFCPSCGNILIIEEDTNSHRFTCNTCPYISKIRRKISTKTFPRLKEVDHVLGGKAAWENVDSTDAECPTCSHKRAYFMQIQTRSADEPMTTFYKCCNHECNHTWRD from the exons ATGTTGTTTTTCTGCCCTTCGTGCGGGAACATATTGATTATCGAGGAGGACACCAACAGCCATCGCTTCACGTGCAACACCTGTCCGTACATATCGAAAATCAGGCGTAAGATCTCCACCAAGACCTTCCCCCGCTTGAAG GAAGTGGACCACGTTCTGGGCGGCAAGGCGGCTTGGGAGAACGTGGACTCGACGGACGCGGAGTGTCCAACTTGCAGCCATAAGCGAGCGTACTTTATGCAAATCCAGACCCGGTCGGCGGATGAGCCCATGACCACGTTCTACAAGTGCTGCAACCACGAGTGCAACCACACCTGGCGAGACTAA
- the LOC108030343 gene encoding transcription factor MafG isoform X2 has product MESKRERKSSLGNFQAPLSPCPIPDITDDDLVSISVRDLNRTLKMRGLNREEIVRMKQRRRTLKNRGYAASCRIKRIEQKDELETKKSYEWTELEQMHEDNEQVRREVGNWKNKYKALLQFAIQNEIPIPSELEGC; this is encoded by the exons ATGGAGTCGAAACGCGAGAGAAAGTCTTCCCTT GGCAATTTTCAGGCCCCACTTTCGCCATGTCCCATTCCGGATATTACCGATGACGACTTGGTGAGCATTTCGGTAAGGGATCTCAACCGGACCCTCAAGATGCGCGGTCTTAATCGCGAGGAGATCGTCCGGATGAAGCAGCGACGACGCACCCTAAAGAATCGTGGATACGCCGCCAGCTGTCGCATCAAGCGGATCGAGCAGAAGGACGAACTGGAGACCAAGAAGTCGTACGAGTGGACGGAGCTGGAGCAGATGCACGAGGACAATGAGCAGGTGCGGCGCGAGGTGGGCAACTGGAAGAACAAGTACAAGGCGTTGCTGCAGTTCGCCATCCAGAACGAGATTCCCATTCCAAGCGAACTGGAGGGCTGCTAG
- the LOC108030447 gene encoding uncharacterized protein LOC108030447, which produces MSYNHRPLDDSDILLIQTIRETPSLYDTQLPTFRLSQRKEEDWARVADVLNISITDARRRWTCLRDRYSRELKQKRLHPSGEFGRNDFFRKMDFLRSFVRKRRERRGRDRDQKPTGWMKVDLPRRRRIRLPIDTESLIEEHGSQEYEEGEEQQEFDEKLEAQTTHSETYSVLVEADDGQDQEDSYEDFLADTDCEQKVKVVTIHPETAAPRAIPAPPSEPTEPAQVDVNYVVCMPPKVGQEQEHSATESVNIPLVIPPNNSETEDDFFCKSVAAYLRQLSRVHKIQATVEMYQILEKYIMLEESGTGPGADPSG; this is translated from the coding sequence atgagCTACAACCACCGTCCCCTAGACGATTCGGATATCCTGCTGATCCAGACCATCCGCGAGACGCCTTCGCTGTACGACACCCAACTGCCCACGTTTCGGCTCTCTCAGCGCAAGGAGGAGGACTGGGCCAGAGTTGCAGATGTGCTCAACATCTCCATCACGGACGCCCGAAGGCGGTGGACATGTCTGCGGGATCGCTACTCCCGCGAACTCAAGCAAAAGCGACTGCATCCCTCCGGTGAGTTTGGTCGCAACGACTTTTTCCGGAAGATGGACTTCCTAAGGTCTTTTGTGCGAAAGCGTCGCGAGCGACGAGGGCGAGACCGGGACCAGAAGCCCACTGGCTGGATGAAGGTGGATCTTCCTCGACGACGTCGCATCCGTTTACCCATAGACACGGAGTCCCTGATCGAGGAGCACGGCTCTCAAGAATATGAAGAGGGTGAGGAGCAGCAGGAATTTGATGAGAAGCTGGAGGCGCAGACCACGCATTCAGAGACGTATTCGGTGCTCGTCGAAGCGGACGATGGCCAGGATCAGGAGGACAGCTACGAGGATTTTCTGGCCGACACAGACTGCGAGCAGAAAGTCAAGGTGGTCACCATCCATCCGGAGACAGCTGCTCCGAGGGCAATACCAGCACCACCGAGTGAGCCTACGGAGCCTGCTCAGGTGGACGTCAACTATGTGGTCTGTATGCCGCCCAAAGTGGGACAGGAGCAAGAGCATTCCGCCACAGAGTCTGTCAATATCCCGCTTGTCATACCCCCAAACAACTCGGAAACGGAGGATGACTTCTTCTGCAAGTCGGTCGCCGCCTACCTGCGTCAACTTTCGCGCGTGCACAAGATACAGGCCACAGTGGAGATGTACCAGATCCTGGAGAAGTACATAATGCTGGAGGAGAGCGGCACGGGACCGGGTGCAGACCCATCGGGCTAA
- the LOC108030408 gene encoding general transcription and DNA repair factor IIH helicase subunit XPD: MKLSVDGLLVYFPYEYIYPEQYAYMLELKRSLDAKGHCLLEMPSGTGKTATLLSLIVAYMVEHPETVRKLIYCSRTVPEIEKVIAELQNLMVYYERHCPNPPPLTGLVLSSRKNMCIHPEVSKEREGKAVDGKCYGLTASYIRDRHEMDTETPICQYFEGFSLEGKESTLPVGVYSIDDLKEYGRARNWCPYFLARYAIAHAHIVVYSYHYLLDPKIAQVVSKEMSRESCVVFDEAHNIDNVCIDSMSVKINRRTVERSTNALNQLTKLVQDIREEDTNRLNEEYQRMVQGLKDASVQRDTDMILANPVLPNDVLTEVVPGNIRNADHFLSFLRRFIEYIKTRLRVHHVVQESPAGFLKDISSKICIERKPLRFCAERLSSLLRTLEISDMTEYGALTLITHFATLVSTYTKGFTIIIEPFDDKTPTVSNPILHFSCLDSSIAMAPVFSRFQTVVITSGTLSPMDMYPKILDFDPVVMSSFTMTLARPCLLPMIVSKGNDQVTISSKFETREDTAVIRNYGQLLVEVAKTVPDGIVCFFTSYLYLESVVASWYDQGIVDTLLRYKLLFIETQDNAETSYALMNYVKACDCGRGAVLLAVARGKVSEGVDFDHHYGRAVLMFGIPYVYTQSRILKARLDYLRDQFQIRENDFLTFDAMRHAAQCVGRALRGKTDYGIMIFADKRFSRHDKRSRLPKWIQEHLVDSFCNLSTEEAVQLARRWLRRMAQPFTREDQLGISLLTLAQLENMEQEKLERQAQGKQGVGGEVQEL, from the exons ATGAA GCTCAGCGTGGACGGCCTGTTGGTGTACTTTCCGTACGAGTACATCTACCCGGAGCAGTATGCCTATATGCTGGAACTCAAGAGGAGTCTGGACGCCAAGGGCCACTGTCTATTGGAGATGCCCTCGGGAACGGGCAAAACGGCCACCCTTCTGTCCCTGATCGTGGCCTACATGGTGGAGCATCCGGAGACGGTGCGTAAACTGATCTACTGCTCCCGTACAGTTCCGGAGATCGAGAAAGTCATTGCCGAGCTGCAGAACCTGATGGTCTACTACGAACGCCACTGCCCCAATCCTCCGCCCCTTACCGGCCTGGTGCTCAGCTCCAGGAAAAACATGTGCATCCATCCGGAGGTCAGCAAGGAGCGTGAGGGCAAGGCAGTGGACGGAAAGTGTTACGGACTCACCGCTAGCTACATTCGCGACCGGCACGAGATGGACACCGAGACGCCTATCT GTCAGTACTTTGAGGGATTTAGCCTGGAGGGCAAGGAGTCCACATTGCCAGTGGGCGTCTACAGCATAGATGATCTCAAGGAATATGGAAGAGCGCGGAACTGGTGTCCCTACTTTTTGGCCCGCTACGCT ATTGCCCATGCTCACATTGTGGTATACAGTTACCACTATCTGTTAGATCCAAAGATTGCCCAGGTGGTATCCAAGGAGATGAGTCGCGAGTCCTGTGTGGTTTTTGATGAGGCGCACAACATCGACAACGTTTGCATCGACTCGATGAGTGTGAAGATTAATAGACGCACCGTGGAGCGCAGTACAAACGCTCTAAACCAACTCACCAAACTGGTTCAGGA TATTCGCGAAGAGGACACAAATCGCCTGAACGAGGAGTATCAGCGCATGGTTCAGGGACTAAAGGATGCCAGTGTGCAGCGGGACACAGACATGATCCTGGCCAATCCGGTCCTGCCCAACGATGTGTTAACAGAAGTGGTGCCCGGAAATATCCGAAACGCCGATCACTTTCTCAGTTTCTTACGCCGCTTCATCGAGTATATTAAGACGAGACTGCGTGTGCACCATGTGGTTCAGGAGTCGCCGGCCGGCTTCCTCAAGGATATATCGTCCAAAATTTGCATTGAGCGCAAGCCTCTTCGGTTCTGTGCTGAGCGCTTGTCCAGCCTGCTGCGGACACTCGAGATCAGTGATATGACTGAGTATGGAGCCCTCACTCTA ATCACGCACTTTGCCACCTTGGTGTCCACCTACACGAAGGGCTTCACAATCATCATAGAGCCCTTCGATGACAAGACGCCCACTGTGTCGAATCCCATTTTGCACTTCAGTTGCTTAGACTCGTCTATTGCAATGGCTCCGGTATTTTCGCGGTTTCAAACTGTGGTCATCACCTCAGGCACATTGTCGCCCATGGACATGTACCCAAAAATACTCGATTTTGATCCCGTGGTCATGAGCAGCTTCACCATGACACTAGCTCGTCCATGTCTGCTTCCTATG ATTGTTTCTAAGGGCAACGACCAGGTGACCATTTCGTCCAAGTTTGAAACCCGAGAAGACACTGCCGTGATTCGTAACTATGGCCAGCTGCTGGTGGAGGTAGCCAAAACAGTACCCGATGGTATTGTTTGTTTCTTCACCTCTTATTTGTACTTGGAGTCCGTTGTGGCATCCTGGTATGATCAGGGAATCGTAGACACCTTGCTGCGTTACAAGCTGTTATTCATCGAGACTCAGGACAATGCCGAGACAAGCTACGCCCTGATGAACTATGTTAAG GCCTGCGATTGTGGTCGTGGAGCCGTTTTGCTAGCTGTGGCGCGTGGCAAGGTCTCCGAGGGTGTGGATTTCGACCATCATTATGGTCGCGCGGTGCTCATGTTCGGCATTCCCTATGTGTACACGCAGTCGCGGATTCTAAAGGCCCGGCTGGACTACCTGCGTGATCAGTTTCAGATACGTGAGAACGACTTCCTGACCTTCGACGCCATGAGGCATGCGGCACAGTGCGTGGGGCGGGCGCTGCGTGGGAAGACGGACTACGGCATAATGATCTTTGCGGATAAGCGTTTCTCGCGGCACGACAAGCGGTCGCGTCTTCCCAAGTGGATCCAGGAGCATTTGGTGGACAGCTTTTGCAACCTGAGCACGGAGGAGGCCGTTCAGCTGGCCCGCCGTTGGCTGAGGCGCATGGCGCAACCGTTCACCCGAGAGGACCAGCTGGGAATCTCGTTGTTGACCCTCGCCCAGCTGGAGAACATGGAGCAGGAGAAGCTGGAGCGGCAGGCCCAGGGCAAACAGGGCGTCGGCGGCGAGGTGCAGGAGCTGTGA
- the LOC108030342 gene encoding mitochondrial inner membrane protease subunit 2: MAFRFFGKSLLYGLPLGVTFLDCVGYVARVDGHSMQPVLNPVADEKDYVFLLRWGTHNSQVERGDIISLISPKDPGQKIIKRVVGLQGDVVSTLGYKHEIVRVPEGHCWVEGDHTGHSLDSNTFGPVALGLMTARAVAIVWPPERWRILENELPRRRRPIQASKNSSNYYN; the protein is encoded by the exons ATGGCATTCCGCTTCTTTGGCAAGTCCTTACTGTACGGGCTGCCCCTAGGCGTCACGTTTCTGGACTGCGTGGGATATGTAGCCAGGGTGGATG GCCACTCCATGCAGCCCGTTCTTAATCCAGTAGCGGATGAGAAGGACTATGTGTTTCTGCTGCGCTGGGGCACCCACAACAGTCAGGTGGAGCGTGGCGACATAATATCGCTCATTTCCCCCAAGGATCCCGGCCAGAAAATCATCAAGCGCGTGGTAGGACTGCAGGGCGACGTGGTCTCTACGCTGGGCTACAAGCATGAGATCGTGCGCGTTCCCGAGGGCCATTGCTGGGTGGAGGGCGACCACACGGGTCACTCCCTAGACAGCAACACCTTCGGACCCGTGGCACTGGGCCTGATGACCGCGCGGGCAGTGGCCATTGTCTGGCCGCCGGAACGCTGGCGGATCCTGGAGAACGAGCTGCCACGACGGAGAAGGCCCATACAGGCCTCCAAGAACTCCAGCAACTACTACAACTAG
- the LOC108030341 gene encoding threonylcarbamoyl-AMP synthase, with protein sequence MRRLQTQLLRLAQAHHRSTRMQHVVDEVRTPVCPVGDEAALQLARQCLLSGQVIGLPTDTVYGLACDANNESAIQRLYEIKGRDEHKPVAICVHNTAALRRFGQAAHLSDELLTRLLPGPLTIVIERTPQLSNRFLNPSTTKIGIRIPDFKFMRDLCAVWRDQPLALTSANRSSAPSSLQVSEFRSLWPQLGAVFDAGQIGLTEERRLASTVIDLATPGFFEVVRAGVALKQTLSVMEEFGIQKRKLL encoded by the coding sequence ATGCGCCGCCTCCAGACACAACTGCTCCGTCTTGCCCAGGCTCACCACAGGTCCACCAGGATGCAACACGTAGTGGATGAGGTCAGGACACCAGTGTGTCCAGTTGGTGACGAAGCAGCTCTCCAACTGGCGCGTCAGTGCCTGCTGAGTGGACAGGTGATTGGCCTGCCCACCGATACCGTTTACGGCCTGGCCTGTGATGCCAACAACGAGTCGGCTATCCAAAGGCTATACGAGATTAAGGGCCGGGATGAGCACAAACCCGTGGCCATCTGCGTGCACAACACAGCTGCTCTGCGTCGCTTTGGTCAGGCTGCCCATCTCAGCGACGAGCTGCTAACTCGTTTGCTCCCGGGCCCCCTGACCATCGTGATCGAGCGGACGCCCCAGCTGAGCAACAGGTTCCTTAATCCCAGCACAACCAAGATCGGCATTCGCATTCCGGACTTCAAGTTCATGCGCGACCTGTGCGCCGTGTGGCGAGATCAGCCATTGGCGCTGACCAGTGCCAATCGCTCCAGTGCACCCAGCAGCCTGCAAGTGTCCGAGTTTCGCTCCCTTTGGCCGCAATTGGGCGCTGTCTTCGATGCCGGCCAAATCGGACTCACAGAGGAGCGGCGACTGGCCTCCACGGTCATTGACCTGGCCACTCCGGGCTTCTTCGAGGTTGTGCGGGCAGGAGTGGCTCTTAAGCAAACACTCAGCGTAATGGAGGAGTTCGGCATCCAAAAGCGAAAATTGCTTTAG
- the LOC108030449 gene encoding U6 snRNA-associated Sm-like protein LSm1 — translation MDDLNPLAGTAHLLEEVDKKLMVLLRDGRTLIGYLRSVDQFANLVLQRTIERIHVGNEYGDIPRGVFIIRGENVVLLGEIDREKEQKLPLKEISVDEILDAQRREQEQRQEKHRLVSKALKERGLAVDANIINEDFC, via the exons ATGGACGATCTGAATCCTCTGGCGGGCACGGCTCACCTCCTGGAAGAAGTTGACA AAAAACTGATGGTGCTACTGAGGGACGGACGGACTCTGATTGGCTACCTGCGATCCGTGGACCAGTTCGCCAACCTGGTGCTGCAGCGCACCATCGAGCGGATACATGTGGGCAACGAGTACGGCGACATTCCACGTGGAGTCTTCATCATTCGAGGCGAGAATGTGGTGCTCCTTGGCGAAATT GATCGCGAGAAGGAGCAGAAGCTGCCGCTCAAGGAGATATCCGTGGACGAAATCCTGGACGCCCAGCGCAGGGAACAGGAGCAGCGGCAGGAGAAGCACCGCCTGGTGTCCAAGGCGTTAAAGGAACGAGGCCTGGCTGTAGATGCCAACATAATTAACGAGGACTTCTGCTAA
- the LOC108030343 gene encoding transcription factor MafG isoform X1 yields MESKRERKSSLAPLSPCPIPDITDDDLVSISVRDLNRTLKMRGLNREEIVRMKQRRRTLKNRGYAASCRIKRIEQKDELETKKSYEWTELEQMHEDNEQVRREVGNWKNKYKALLQFAIQNEIPIPSELEGC; encoded by the exons ATGGAGTCGAAACGCGAGAGAAAGTCTTCCCTT GCCCCACTTTCGCCATGTCCCATTCCGGATATTACCGATGACGACTTGGTGAGCATTTCGGTAAGGGATCTCAACCGGACCCTCAAGATGCGCGGTCTTAATCGCGAGGAGATCGTCCGGATGAAGCAGCGACGACGCACCCTAAAGAATCGTGGATACGCCGCCAGCTGTCGCATCAAGCGGATCGAGCAGAAGGACGAACTGGAGACCAAGAAGTCGTACGAGTGGACGGAGCTGGAGCAGATGCACGAGGACAATGAGCAGGTGCGGCGCGAGGTGGGCAACTGGAAGAACAAGTACAAGGCGTTGCTGCAGTTCGCCATCCAGAACGAGATTCCCATTCCAAGCGAACTGGAGGGCTGCTAG